One genomic window of Cupriavidus oxalaticus includes the following:
- a CDS encoding hydroxymethylglutaryl-CoA lyase — MSAAAQLRGPARVEINEVAPRDGLQIEPVVVPTDGKVAFVDALSACGFARIEATSFTSARAIPALADAEAVMHQIQRFPGVRYTVLVPNLRGLERALSCRPDEVNLVMSASETHNRANLRMTREQSQAQLLAMIEAASAAGVPVNISLSTVFGCPFEGEVEAGAVMALATRFAEAGAAGITLCDTTGMAYPTQVAALCERFQAALPGTGLTIHLHNTRGMGLANALAAWETGVTRFDAAAGGLGGCPYAPGASGNVSTEDLVHMFDCMGVQTGVSLGALLGAVAGLPALVGRDIHSQLLSAGPRLRTHQPPGWMAEHFAVQA, encoded by the coding sequence ATGAGCGCCGCCGCCCAGCTGCGCGGCCCGGCCCGCGTCGAAATCAATGAAGTCGCGCCGCGCGACGGCCTGCAGATCGAGCCGGTGGTGGTGCCCACCGACGGCAAGGTCGCCTTTGTCGATGCGCTGTCGGCCTGCGGCTTCGCCCGCATCGAAGCCACCTCGTTCACGTCGGCACGCGCCATCCCCGCGCTCGCCGATGCCGAAGCGGTGATGCACCAGATCCAGCGCTTCCCCGGCGTGCGCTACACCGTGCTGGTGCCCAACCTGCGCGGGCTGGAACGCGCGCTGTCGTGCCGGCCGGACGAGGTCAACCTGGTGATGTCGGCCAGCGAGACGCATAACCGCGCCAACCTGCGCATGACGCGCGAGCAGTCGCAGGCGCAGTTGCTGGCGATGATCGAAGCCGCCAGCGCCGCCGGCGTGCCGGTCAATATCTCGCTGTCGACGGTGTTCGGCTGCCCCTTTGAGGGCGAGGTCGAGGCCGGCGCGGTGATGGCGCTGGCCACGCGCTTCGCCGAAGCCGGCGCGGCGGGCATTACGCTGTGCGACACCACCGGCATGGCCTATCCCACGCAAGTGGCCGCGCTGTGCGAGCGCTTCCAGGCGGCGCTGCCCGGCACCGGCCTGACCATCCACCTGCACAACACGCGCGGCATGGGCCTGGCCAACGCGCTGGCGGCATGGGAGACCGGCGTAACCCGCTTCGACGCGGCCGCCGGCGGCCTCGGCGGCTGCCCCTATGCACCCGGGGCCAGCGGCAATGTCAGCACCGAGGACCTGGTCCACATGTTCGACTGCATGGGCGTGCAGACCGGGGTCAGCCTCGGCGCGCTGCTCGGCGCGGTGGCCGGCCTGCCGGCGCTGGTCGGGCGCGACATCCACAGCCAGTTGCTCAGCGCCGGCCCGCGCCTGCGCACGCACCAGCCGCCGGGATGGATGGCGGAGCATTTCGCGGTGCAGGCCTAG
- a CDS encoding YbaB/EbfC family nucleoid-associated protein has product MMKGQLAGLMKQAQQMQENMKKMQEQLAQIEVEGQSGAGLVKVVMTCKNDVKRVTIDPSLLAEGEDKDLLEDLVAAAFNDAVRKAEATTQEKMGSMTSGLPLPPGFKLPF; this is encoded by the coding sequence ATGATGAAAGGTCAACTCGCCGGGCTGATGAAGCAAGCCCAGCAGATGCAGGAAAACATGAAGAAGATGCAGGAGCAACTGGCCCAGATCGAGGTCGAGGGCCAGTCCGGCGCCGGTCTCGTCAAGGTGGTCATGACCTGCAAGAACGACGTCAAGCGCGTCACCATCGACCCCAGCCTGCTGGCCGAGGGCGAGGACAAGGACCTGCTGGAAGACCTGGTCGCCGCCGCCTTCAACGACGCCGTGCGCAAGGCCGAGGCCACCACGCAGGAAAAGATGGGCTCGATGACCTCCGGCCTGCCGCTGCCCCCGGGCTTCAAGCTGCCGTTCTGA
- a CDS encoding ABC transporter substrate-binding protein, whose product MYNKKFWKQFLIALALFLAGWFTFGHAQAQGKPEKTKVTIAVGGKNLFYYLPLTIAERQGYFKDEGLDVEIVDFAGGAKALQAVVGGSADVVSGAYEHTINLQAKGQRYQEFVLQGRAPQIVLVVSNKTMPNFKSIADLKGKKIGVTAPGSSTNMMANFVLAKHGLKPSDVSFIGVGASAGAVAAMRSGQIDAMANLDPVISMLMQKNEVRIASDTRTLKDTQAVFGGNMPSGCLYASQAFIQQNPNTTQALTNAMVRALKWLQKAGPSDIVKTVPESYLLGDRALYLAAWDKVKEAISPDGTMPADGPRTALNTLQQFDAELKGKPIKLEETYTNAFVQKANAKYK is encoded by the coding sequence ATGTATAACAAGAAATTCTGGAAGCAGTTCCTGATCGCGCTGGCGCTGTTCCTGGCCGGCTGGTTCACCTTCGGTCATGCGCAGGCGCAGGGCAAGCCGGAGAAAACCAAGGTCACCATCGCGGTCGGCGGCAAGAACCTGTTCTACTACCTGCCGCTGACCATCGCCGAGCGCCAGGGCTATTTCAAGGACGAAGGCCTGGACGTCGAGATCGTCGACTTCGCCGGCGGCGCCAAGGCGCTGCAGGCCGTGGTGGGCGGCAGCGCCGACGTGGTTTCGGGCGCCTACGAGCACACCATCAACCTGCAGGCCAAGGGCCAGCGCTACCAGGAATTCGTGCTGCAGGGCCGTGCGCCGCAGATCGTGCTGGTGGTGTCGAACAAGACCATGCCTAACTTCAAGTCGATCGCCGACCTGAAGGGCAAGAAGATCGGCGTGACCGCGCCGGGGTCGTCGACCAACATGATGGCCAACTTTGTGCTGGCCAAGCATGGCCTGAAGCCGTCGGACGTGTCGTTCATCGGCGTGGGCGCCAGCGCCGGCGCGGTGGCGGCGATGCGTTCGGGCCAGATCGATGCGATGGCCAACCTCGACCCGGTGATCTCGATGCTGATGCAGAAGAACGAGGTGCGCATCGCCTCGGACACGCGCACGCTCAAGGACACGCAGGCGGTGTTTGGCGGCAACATGCCGTCGGGCTGCCTGTATGCATCGCAGGCCTTTATCCAGCAGAACCCCAACACCACCCAGGCGCTGACCAATGCCATGGTGCGCGCGCTGAAGTGGCTGCAGAAGGCCGGCCCGTCCGACATCGTCAAGACCGTGCCGGAAAGCTACCTGCTTGGCGACCGCGCGCTGTACCTGGCCGCGTGGGACAAGGTCAAGGAAGCGATCTCGCCGGACGGCACCATGCCGGCCGATGGTCCGCGCACCGCGCTGAACACGCTGCAGCAGTTCGACGCCGAACTGAAGGGCAAGCCGATCAAGCTGGAAGAGACCTATACCAACGCCTTCGTGCAGAAGGCCAACGCCAAGTACAAGTAA
- a CDS encoding Bug family tripartite tricarboxylate transporter substrate binding protein, which produces MKQALQRNAAKPATSTLIARRKAVAATLAALGTAWLAPAALAQDAYPSRPVTLVVSAAAGGTTDIAARMISEPLSKALGQPVVVDNKPGGNGGIAAQLVARAKPDGYTLMLQYSGFHVITPLLMKNLSWDPVKDFAPVANILSAPQVLVVRQNLPVKSLKELVAYAKANPDKLNYASSGNGSLQHVSTELLNQMAGTKIAHVPYKGTGPAITDLLGGTVDLTMTTPPPLMGHIAAGKLRPLVVTSKTRLPSLKDVPSAPEAGYPDLDVSSWFAMYAPAGTPKAVVDKLTGEIEKIMRTEAFRKKAEELGAEAKYMNPQQLAQYQKAELARWGKVIKSADIHAE; this is translated from the coding sequence ATGAAGCAAGCCCTTCAACGCAACGCTGCCAAGCCGGCCACGTCCACCCTTATCGCCCGGCGCAAGGCCGTCGCTGCCACGCTGGCCGCGCTCGGTACCGCGTGGCTGGCGCCTGCCGCGCTGGCGCAGGACGCCTATCCCAGCCGCCCGGTCACGCTGGTGGTATCCGCCGCGGCAGGCGGCACCACCGACATCGCGGCACGGATGATTTCCGAGCCGCTGTCCAAGGCGCTTGGCCAGCCGGTGGTGGTCGACAACAAGCCCGGCGGCAATGGCGGAATTGCCGCGCAGCTGGTGGCGCGCGCCAAGCCGGACGGCTACACGCTGATGCTGCAGTACTCGGGCTTCCACGTGATCACGCCGCTGCTGATGAAGAACCTGTCGTGGGATCCGGTCAAGGACTTCGCGCCGGTGGCCAATATCCTGTCGGCGCCGCAGGTGCTGGTGGTGCGCCAGAACCTGCCAGTCAAGTCGCTGAAGGAACTGGTCGCATACGCCAAGGCCAACCCGGACAAGCTCAACTACGCGTCGTCGGGCAACGGTTCGCTGCAGCACGTCTCGACCGAGCTGCTGAACCAGATGGCCGGCACCAAGATCGCGCACGTTCCTTACAAGGGCACCGGGCCGGCCATCACCGACCTGCTGGGCGGCACGGTCGACCTGACCATGACCACGCCGCCGCCGCTGATGGGGCATATCGCCGCCGGCAAGCTGCGCCCGCTGGTGGTGACCAGCAAGACGCGCCTGCCCAGCCTGAAGGACGTGCCGTCGGCGCCCGAGGCGGGCTATCCCGACCTCGACGTGTCGTCGTGGTTCGCAATGTATGCGCCGGCCGGCACGCCCAAGGCCGTGGTCGACAAGCTGACCGGCGAGATCGAGAAGATCATGCGCACCGAAGCCTTCCGCAAGAAGGCGGAGGAACTGGGTGCCGAGGCGAAGTACATGAACCCACAGCAACTGGCGCAGTACCAGAAGGCCGAACTGGCGCGCTGGGGCAAGGTGATCAAGTCTGCGGATATTCACGCTGAGTAA
- a CDS encoding LysR substrate-binding domain-containing protein, with amino-acid sequence MNLARFDLVTLGLFVAVARQGSISAGARQSHLAVAAASKRISDLETAVGAPLFFRHAAGVQLTEAGQACFHHALTILQDVERMAGVMSDYASGVRGQVRVCANTSAITQFLPDDLASFMQRHPTIRIELEEQNSRDIVAALVENRADVGIFADRTPAAGLMTVEYRQDELVIITPPNHPLAARGPVRYADTLEFDFVSLPQETSLAARLLEESSRLDRPFRLRIQVRSFDAMCRMVMAGLGVGVLPRIAAEPHVKSMGLSLVSLQDAWARRSLLIGLRDPAGLTVSARLLITHLCGDKAPF; translated from the coding sequence ATGAACCTGGCCCGCTTCGATCTCGTCACGCTTGGCTTGTTCGTTGCCGTGGCGCGCCAAGGCAGCATCTCGGCCGGCGCGCGCCAGTCGCACCTGGCGGTGGCGGCCGCCAGCAAGCGCATCTCGGACCTTGAGACCGCGGTGGGCGCGCCGCTGTTTTTCCGCCATGCCGCCGGCGTGCAGCTGACCGAGGCCGGGCAGGCCTGCTTCCACCACGCGCTGACCATCCTGCAGGACGTGGAGCGCATGGCTGGCGTGATGTCCGACTATGCGTCCGGCGTGCGCGGGCAGGTGCGCGTCTGCGCCAACACGTCGGCGATCACGCAGTTCCTGCCCGACGACCTGGCGTCGTTCATGCAGCGCCATCCCACCATCCGCATCGAGCTGGAAGAACAGAACAGCCGCGACATCGTCGCCGCGCTGGTGGAGAACCGCGCCGACGTCGGCATCTTTGCCGACCGCACGCCAGCGGCGGGGCTGATGACGGTCGAGTACCGCCAGGACGAACTGGTCATCATCACGCCGCCCAACCATCCGTTGGCTGCACGCGGCCCGGTGCGGTATGCCGATACGCTCGAATTCGACTTCGTCAGCCTGCCGCAGGAAACTTCGCTGGCGGCGCGTCTGCTCGAAGAAAGCAGCCGGCTCGACCGGCCCTTCCGGCTGCGCATCCAGGTGCGCAGCTTCGACGCCATGTGCCGCATGGTGATGGCCGGCCTCGGCGTGGGCGTGCTGCCGCGCATCGCGGCCGAGCCGCACGTCAAGTCGATGGGTTTGTCGCTGGTGTCGCTGCAGGATGCGTGGGCGCGCCGCTCGCTGCTGATCGGGCTGCGCGATCCTGCAGGCCTGACGGTGTCGGCGCGTCTGCTGATCACCCATCTTTGCGGAGACAAGGCGCCGTTCTGA
- a CDS encoding CaiB/BaiF CoA transferase family protein, whose protein sequence is MAQQILEGIRVLELGQLIAGPFAAKTLADFGAHIIKVEPPGQGDPLRKWRMLHEGTSVWWEAQSRNKESICIDLRQPEGQALVRKLAAEADVLIENFRPGTMEKWGLGWDVLHADNPRLIMLRVSGYGQTGPKKDEPGFAAVAEAMAGLRHLTGEPGRAPVRAGLSLGDTIAGLHGAMGVLLALYQRDARGGEGQVIDVALYESLFNLSESLLPEYSAFGAVRQPAGGALPGIAPSNAYPCSSGEYVLVAANGDAIFKRMMLAIGRPDLADDPALAQNDGRVKRVDEIDAAIADWTRTQTVESVLAVLREAQVPSGRIYTVKDIAEDPHYRARGVIESVTSAGGLTVEVPGVVPKLSASPGGIHDRAPTLGEHTDAVLKQAGFDDAAIADLRARKVIA, encoded by the coding sequence ATGGCGCAACAGATCCTCGAGGGCATCCGCGTCCTCGAACTCGGACAACTTATCGCCGGCCCCTTTGCCGCGAAAACCCTGGCCGATTTCGGCGCCCACATCATCAAGGTAGAGCCGCCCGGGCAGGGCGACCCGCTGCGCAAATGGCGCATGCTGCATGAGGGCACGTCGGTGTGGTGGGAAGCGCAGTCGCGCAACAAGGAATCGATCTGCATCGACCTGCGCCAGCCGGAAGGGCAGGCGCTGGTGCGAAAGCTGGCCGCCGAGGCCGATGTGCTGATCGAGAACTTCCGCCCCGGCACCATGGAAAAGTGGGGCCTGGGCTGGGACGTGCTGCATGCCGACAACCCGCGCCTGATCATGCTGCGCGTGTCGGGCTACGGCCAGACCGGCCCCAAGAAAGACGAGCCGGGCTTTGCCGCGGTGGCCGAGGCCATGGCGGGACTGCGTCACCTGACCGGCGAGCCGGGCCGCGCGCCGGTGCGCGCCGGATTGTCGCTGGGCGACACCATCGCCGGGCTGCACGGCGCCATGGGCGTGCTGCTGGCGCTGTACCAGCGCGATGCGCGCGGCGGCGAGGGCCAGGTGATCGACGTGGCGCTGTATGAATCGCTGTTCAACCTGAGTGAAAGCCTGCTGCCGGAATACTCCGCCTTTGGCGCGGTGCGCCAGCCCGCCGGCGGCGCGCTGCCGGGCATCGCCCCGTCCAACGCCTATCCCTGCAGCAGCGGCGAATACGTGCTGGTGGCGGCCAACGGCGATGCCATCTTCAAGCGCATGATGCTGGCCATCGGCCGGCCCGACCTGGCCGATGACCCGGCGCTGGCCCAGAACGACGGCCGCGTGAAACGTGTCGACGAGATCGATGCCGCCATCGCCGACTGGACCCGCACGCAGACGGTGGAATCGGTGCTGGCGGTGCTGCGCGAGGCGCAGGTGCCGTCGGGCCGCATCTATACCGTCAAGGATATTGCCGAAGACCCGCACTACCGCGCCCGCGGCGTGATCGAGTCGGTGACCTCGGCCGGCGGCCTGACCGTGGAAGTGCCGGGCGTGGTGCCCAAGCTGTCGGCCAGCCCGGGCGGCATCCATGACCGCGCGCCCACGTTGGGCGAGCATACCGATGCGGTGCTGAAGCAGGCGGGCTTCGACGATGCCGCCATCGCCGACCTGCGCGCGCGCAAGGTGATCGCATGA
- a CDS encoding DNA polymerase III subunit gamma/tau, with protein MSYQVLARKWRPRDFTTLVGQEHVVRALTHALEQQRLHHAYLFTGTRGVGKTTLSRILAKALNCTGADGNGGITAQPCGVCKACTEIDSGRFVDYIEMDAASNRGVDEMAQLLDKAVYAPGTGRFKVYMIDEVHMLTNHAFNAMLKTLEEPPGHVKFILATTDPQKIPVTVLSRCLQFNLKQMPPGHIVSHLDHILAQEGIAHDGNALRLLAQAAHGSMRDALSLTDQAIAYSAGQVSEEAVRGMLGAIDQGFLVQLLDALAAEDGAAMLGIADAMADRSLSFAGALQDLASLLHKVALAQAVPASVQEEWPEADDVRRLAGVFDAQEVQLFYQIANLGRNELALAPDEYAGFTMTLLRMLAFRPSASPEPTPPTVAQGQGGGAAPSRPRSAALAADPATPRHAAVAAAPAAPSAAPSAAPSAAPSAVAAPMPVAAKPAAPAPVSEPVAEPVATTAPAAPAAPARPAPDAAMSPARAALAAARAASARGGARNAPPPAAPAAAAAPAQRPPAQPLRAPGASAVSRPAAAPARPAPQAPAQRAVPQPSAAPARPGPAARQSEPESVPPWEMSGGSDVPPWEDLPPDLPVIGPYDSDPGFRADERDNGFSDNGFSERPARVNPRSGATSAPVREAEPVREAAAPAAPAEGAKYVAPRPPAPAEDGSPPVFAGDWPVLAAGLPLKGLAQQLAYQSELTQVVGKTFNLRIPVAALGENGVAERLQQVLCDHFGQPVRVLCEVGAVAVTAAAADAQARAERQREAEAAIEADPFVQGLLRDFGGQIVPGSIQPRAA; from the coding sequence ATGAGTTATCAAGTTCTAGCGCGCAAATGGCGCCCCAGGGATTTCACCACGCTGGTCGGCCAGGAGCACGTGGTCCGCGCGCTCACGCACGCGCTGGAACAGCAGCGGCTGCACCACGCCTACCTGTTCACCGGCACGCGCGGGGTCGGCAAGACCACGCTCTCGCGGATCCTGGCCAAGGCCCTGAATTGCACCGGCGCTGACGGTAACGGCGGCATCACCGCCCAGCCATGCGGGGTGTGCAAGGCCTGCACCGAGATCGACAGCGGCCGCTTCGTCGACTACATCGAGATGGACGCCGCCTCCAACCGCGGCGTCGACGAGATGGCGCAGCTGCTCGACAAGGCGGTCTACGCGCCGGGCACCGGGCGCTTCAAGGTCTACATGATCGACGAAGTGCACATGCTCACCAACCACGCCTTCAACGCCATGCTGAAGACGCTGGAAGAGCCGCCCGGGCACGTCAAGTTCATCCTCGCCACCACCGATCCGCAGAAGATCCCGGTCACGGTGCTGTCGCGCTGCCTGCAGTTCAACCTCAAGCAGATGCCGCCAGGGCATATCGTCTCGCACCTGGACCATATCCTGGCGCAGGAAGGCATTGCCCATGACGGCAACGCGCTGCGGCTGCTGGCGCAGGCCGCGCACGGCTCGATGCGAGATGCGCTGTCGCTGACCGACCAGGCCATCGCCTACAGCGCGGGACAGGTCTCCGAGGAAGCAGTGCGCGGCATGCTGGGCGCGATCGACCAGGGTTTCCTGGTGCAGCTGCTCGATGCGCTCGCCGCCGAAGATGGTGCCGCCATGCTGGGCATCGCCGATGCCATGGCCGACCGCAGCCTGTCGTTTGCCGGCGCGCTGCAGGACCTGGCTTCGCTGCTGCACAAGGTGGCGCTGGCGCAGGCCGTGCCGGCTTCGGTGCAGGAGGAATGGCCGGAGGCGGACGATGTGCGCCGCCTCGCCGGCGTGTTCGACGCGCAGGAGGTGCAGCTCTTCTACCAGATTGCCAACCTCGGCCGCAATGAGCTGGCGCTGGCGCCGGACGAGTACGCCGGCTTCACCATGACGCTGCTGCGCATGCTGGCGTTCCGGCCCTCGGCGTCGCCGGAGCCGACGCCCCCGACCGTGGCGCAAGGGCAGGGCGGCGGCGCCGCGCCGTCGCGGCCGCGCAGTGCGGCGCTGGCGGCCGATCCGGCCACGCCCCGGCATGCCGCCGTGGCGGCAGCACCGGCTGCACCTTCCGCTGCACCTTCCGCTGCACCTTCCGCTGCACCTTCCGCTGTAGCGGCGCCGATGCCCGTGGCGGCAAAGCCGGCGGCGCCGGCGCCCGTATCCGAACCGGTGGCCGAGCCCGTTGCAACCACCGCACCGGCTGCGCCCGCCGCACCCGCGCGCCCAGCGCCGGATGCTGCCATGTCGCCGGCCCGTGCCGCGCTGGCGGCCGCCCGTGCCGCATCCGCGCGCGGTGGCGCGCGCAATGCCCCGCCGCCTGCCGCGCCCGCCGCCGCAGCGGCTCCCGCGCAGCGTCCGCCGGCACAGCCCTTGCGCGCGCCCGGTGCATCTGCCGTCAGCCGTCCCGCCGCGGCGCCTGCGCGGCCGGCACCGCAGGCACCGGCACAGCGCGCTGTGCCGCAGCCATCGGCCGCGCCCGCCAGGCCAGGTCCGGCCGCTCGCCAGTCCGAACCCGAATCGGTGCCGCCGTGGGAGATGTCCGGCGGCAGCGATGTGCCGCCATGGGAAGACCTGCCGCCGGACTTGCCGGTGATCGGCCCCTATGACAGCGACCCCGGTTTCCGTGCGGACGAGCGAGACAACGGCTTCAGCGACAACGGTTTCAGCGAGCGGCCGGCCCGCGTCAATCCACGCAGCGGCGCCACCAGCGCGCCCGTACGCGAAGCCGAACCTGTGCGTGAGGCCGCTGCGCCCGCGGCACCGGCCGAGGGTGCCAAGTACGTCGCCCCGCGCCCGCCCGCGCCGGCCGAAGACGGCTCGCCGCCGGTCTTCGCCGGCGACTGGCCGGTGCTGGCTGCCGGCCTGCCGCTCAAGGGCCTGGCGCAACAGCTGGCGTACCAGAGCGAACTGACGCAGGTGGTCGGCAAGACCTTCAACCTGCGCATCCCGGTGGCCGCCCTCGGCGAGAACGGCGTCGCCGAACGCCTGCAGCAAGTTCTGTGCGACCACTTCGGCCAGCCCGTGCGCGTGCTGTGCGAAGTCGGCGCGGTCGCGGTCACCGCCGCGGCGGCCGATGCCCAGGCCCGTGCCGAGCGCCAGCGCGAAGCCGAGGCCGCGATCGAGGCCGATCCGTTTGTGCAAGGGCTGCTGCGCGACTTTGGCGGCCAGATCGTGCCGGGCTCGATCCAGCCGCGCGCGGCCTGA
- the recR gene encoding recombination mediator RecR, producing the protein MKAGGKGSAPTSLQALVEALRVLPGVGPKSAQRMAYHLLQHDREGARKLGDALRGAADHIRHCQRCNTFTEQEICETCLDDRRDAALLCVVETPADQVMIEQTLTYRGKYFVLMGRLSPLDGIGPREIHLDRLLARATEPELGGPVGEVIVATNFTSEGEATAHYIGEMLKARGLKVSRLARGVPVGGELEYVDAGTIARAVMDRRNL; encoded by the coding sequence GTGAAAGCGGGGGGGAAGGGTTCCGCGCCGACTTCGCTGCAGGCGCTGGTCGAGGCGCTGCGGGTGCTGCCGGGCGTCGGGCCGAAGTCGGCCCAGCGCATGGCGTACCACCTGCTGCAGCACGACCGCGAGGGCGCGCGCAAGCTGGGCGACGCGCTGCGCGGCGCGGCGGACCATATCCGCCACTGCCAGCGCTGCAACACCTTCACCGAGCAGGAAATCTGCGAGACCTGCCTGGATGACCGCCGCGACGCCGCGCTGCTGTGCGTGGTGGAAACGCCGGCCGACCAGGTCATGATCGAGCAGACCCTCACTTACCGCGGCAAGTACTTCGTGCTGATGGGCCGGCTGTCGCCGCTGGACGGCATCGGCCCGCGCGAGATCCACCTGGACCGGCTGCTGGCGCGCGCCACCGAGCCGGAGCTGGGCGGGCCGGTCGGCGAAGTCATCGTCGCCACCAACTTCACCAGTGAAGGCGAGGCCACCGCGCACTACATCGGCGAAATGCTGAAGGCGCGCGGCCTCAAGGTGTCGCGCCTGGCGCGCGGAGTGCCGGTCGGCGGCGAGCTGGAATACGTCGACGCCGGCACCATCGCGCGGGCGGTGATGGACCGCCGCAACCTCTGA